The following coding sequences lie in one bacterium genomic window:
- a CDS encoding type II secretion system protein → MKLRESGFTLIELMVVVTIIGVLASVATPKYMGVVDRAKDAATRGNLHNLKVAIHMYYAYTDGHWPPSLDKPAGGGLPNFVPRFMARIPRAQLRSDVVQDDPGINPDSTAVNNEWGPDDNNPQITGVGGWIYNPRNGDIKINVEPHILDSKGEPYFNY, encoded by the coding sequence ATGAAGTTAAGGGAAAGTGGTTTCACCTTAATTGAATTAATGGTGGTAGTCACTATTATTGGTGTCCTGGCCAGTGTGGCTACCCCCAAGTATATGGGAGTGGTTGACCGGGCTAAGGATGCAGCCACGAGGGGTAATTTACATAACTTGAAAGTGGCTATTCATATGTACTATGCCTATACGGATGGCCATTGGCCACCTTCATTGGATAAGCCGGCGGGCGGCGGGTTGCCAAACTTTGTCCCCCGTTTTATGGCGAGAATTCCGCGAGCCCAATTGAGAAGTGATGTGGTGCAAGATGATCCCGGGATCAACCCTGATAGTACTGCCGTTAATAACGAGTGGGGACCCGATGATAATAATCCCCAGATAACAGGAGTGGGTGGTTGGATCTATAATCCACGTAACGGAGATATCAAGATTAATGTGGAGCCTCACATACTTGATTCCAAGGGTGAACCTTATTTTAATTATTAA